From one Nothobranchius furzeri strain GRZ-AD chromosome 2, NfurGRZ-RIMD1, whole genome shotgun sequence genomic stretch:
- the LOC139066347 gene encoding uncharacterized protein isoform X1 — MRITVFISQLLLLSCCITKATKAGDHLEADPVRSQCRDRYLWIQVASALPPHFKALDEDRVHLIDQQLASRCGYTISTIRKEGFTIFRASFFSCFTRHQNNEFTFRFNVMVSDGGGRWSSWPVSALCPGPSWTHREITCEENFMEVNLNRGSSCGGQGTEGGQVWQKALFQAQRTASLAWQLMFLQSNGQTIAMSVPEAQTWGYTLVSTTQRVVLRSPYKQPHADVTMVAGVPVEVVQVSLFFKQKLMLVMMDMSMACIVDSSSFDGTQLLWDIPQVLPTLAGEGARFESQRFSLGLDGVLLDKDAAASRGLRLAQQGGMVKIGIPFGAEGGFRKSLVEGNVYKEVYVIPLMYEHVFSLVYEDGNSIDTRHRILKVLETPLISRLPFCINKTVGDHQQFWIYLGNIPADVLLEGIRINEKQMLVLGKPEGGLSISPIVHENGSRAYDVRLPFNDAAVDWTNEGGGVVLYSINMNFTLNTVPQKDVYYHQASVTARVFDAFPPEVTAKCLDGGISFSVVRPSLSLWEVGIGHEPLTAELVSQRGYHLTNDSHRTILDVPLFSVGYTYEEINLANFYATFKLLLRDSKTLEIQASASKRCLFRTEDMIVCSADGTMTVVANPASTWPTVQPERTSLLDRTCKPKQTDGVRVLFEFNVNSCGTKAMAGDWYVVYENEILHDRLLIADGPNFISREPQFKVTARCFYPLSAINRLSVDRTSTSKTPGFGSVRVYESLRATGGTLTQLGPRPGPNLGSNHFLTEPAEPSQPHSSPNQDRSSERQTNQLSQSSDGEAEAANPVEQMVHVSPFQHKSPQTHQLHPIHQWDHIRNELPHSRKHETLASANSQTSLSDWSRLLQESFHHELPPAASGDVPGLEWLRSVDGWNAQTRVQNIRVKPPSRFVSSGPHLNQKSVVQPAHSQNSGPSQYSSGLIGTRGDQNQWTSQKTKHGGSSTGEERVLERLGTLEQTRPEPPSLINFTYPSPNKAVHQSSWVQLLAEIKNGRREHVSFHTPGASHVRLPPAGLPALSESGNRMFHQSHVQHLPAGAGSTPLVTYAEGSDSQPKMQRLACGAGPDPYEASVHEGLVRGKPLG; from the exons ATGAGAATTACCGTGTTCATCTCCCA GCTGCTTTTGCTCTCCTGCTGCATCACTAAAGCAACCAAAGCTGGAGACCACCTGGAAG CAGACCCGGTCAGGTCCCAGTGTCGGGATCGGTACCTGTGGATCCAGGTGGCCTCGGCCCTGCCCCCTCACTTCAAGGCTCTAG ATGAAGACAGGGTCCACCTCATCGACCAGCAGCTCGCTTCGCGCTGCGGttacaccatcagcaccatcaggAAGGAGGGCTTCACCATCTTCAGAGCCTCCTTTTTCTCCTGCTTCACCCGCCACCAG AACAACGAGTTCACATTCCGGTTTAATGTGATGGTGAGTGACGGAGGTGGAAGGTGGAGCAGTTGGCCCGTTTCAGCGCTCTGTCCTGGTCCCAGCTGGACCCATAGGGAGATCACCTGTGAGGAGAATTTCATGGAG GTGAATTTGAACAGAGGGTCTTCATGTGGAGGCCAGGGCACTGAGGGGGGACAGGTGTGGCAGAAGGCCCTCTTTCAG GCTCAGAGGACTGCAAGCTTGGCCTGGCAGCTGATGTTCCTGCAGAGCAACGGGCAGACCATCGCCATGTCTGTCCCAGAGGCCCAGACCTGGGGCTACACCCTGGTCTCCACCACTCAGAGGGTGGTGCTCCGGTCACCGTACAAACAGCCCCATGCTGATGTCACAATG GTGGCTGGGGTTCCAGTTGAGGTGGTCCAGGTGTCCCTGTTCTTCAAGCAGAAGCTCATGCTGGTAATGATGGACATGTCCATGGCCTGCATCGTCG ATTCCAGCTCGTTCGACGGCACCCAGCTACTCTGGGACATCCCTCAAGTTCTACCCACTCTGGCTGGGGAGGGAGCCAGATTTGAAAGTCAAAGATTCAGTCTGGGACTGGACGGTGTGCTTCTGGATAAAGATGCTGCTGCCTCCAGAGGACTCAGGCTGGCTCAACAAGGAGGAATGGTGAAGATCGGTATTCCTTTTGGAGCAGAAGGAGGATTTAGGAAG AGTTTGGTGGAGGGAAATGTTTACAAGGAGGTTTATGTGATCCCCTTGATGTATGAGCATGTCTTCTCCTTGGTTTATGAAGATGGCAACAGCATCGACACAAGACACCGAATCCTGAAAGTGCTCGAGACACCACTGATCAGTCGTCTGCCCTTCTGCATCAACA AGACCGTTGGTGACCACCAGCAGTTCTGGATCTACTTGGGAAACATCCCAGCAGATGTGCTGTTGGAGGGCATCAGGATCAATGAGAAGCAGATGTTGGTTTTGGGGAAGCCAGAGGGTGGCTTGAGCATCAGTCCGATTGTTCATGAGAACGGTAGCCGGGCCTACGATGTGAGGCTGCCCTTCAATGATGCTGCAGTAGACTGGACG AATGAGGGTGGAGGTGTGGTGCTTTACTCCATAAACATGAACTTTACTCTGAACACCGTGCCCCAGAAGGACGTCTACTACCACCAAGCATCCGTCACAGCACGAGTGTTCGATGCCT TTCCTCCAGAGGTCACAGCAAAATGTTTGGATGGAGGAATTTCTTTCAGTGTGGTCAGGCCGTCTCTGAGCCTGTGGGAGGTGGGCATCGGCCACGAGCCTCTGACTGCAGAGCTGGTGTCCCAAAGAGGTTACCACCTGACCAACGACAGCCACAGAACCATTCTGGACGTCCCGCTGTTCTCAGTCGGCTACACTTACGAG GAAATCAACTTGGCAAACTTCTACGCAACATTCAAGCTGCTTTTACGAGACTCTAAAACTCTGGAGATCCAGGCATCTGCCTCCAAGCGCTGCCTCTTCAGAACTGAAGACATGATCG TTTGTTCTGCAGATGGTACCATGACGGTGGTGGCAAACCCAGCCTCTACCTGGCCAACAGTCCAGCCTGAACGAACCAGCCTGCTGGACCGCACCTGTAAACCCAAGCAGACTGATGGGGTCCGCGTTCTGTTCGAGTTCAACGTAAACTCCTGTGGAACCAAAGCCATG GCTGGGGACTGGTACGTGGTTTATGAGAATGAGATCCTTCATGATCGACTTCTCATCGCAGATGGACCAAACTTCATCTCTAGGGAGCCACAGTTCAA GGTGACTGCAAGATGCTTCTATCCTCTGAGTGCCATCAACCGCCTGTCTGTGGACCGGACCAGCACCTCAAAGACGCCTGGTTTTGGATCAGTTAGAGTCTACGAAAGCCTCAGAG CTACAGGAGGAACCCTGACTCAGCTGGGCCCCAGGCCTGGGCCCAACCTGGGATCGAACCACTTCCTCACAGAACCAGCAGAACCGAGCCAACCGCACTCCTCCCCAAACCAGGACCGCTCTTCAGAACGTCAAACCAACCAGCTTTCCCA GTCTTCAGATGGTGAGGCAGAGGCAGCCAACCCGGTAGAGCAGATGGTCCATGTTTCCCCGTTCCAGCACAAGTCTCCTCAAACCCATCAGCTCCACCCAATCCACCAATGGGACCACATCAGAAATGAGCTGCCACACTCCAGAAAGCATGAGACTCTGGCTTCTGCCAAttcccaaacttccctctccgaCTGGTCTAGACTCCTGCAGGAGTCCTTCCACCATGAACTACCTCCTGCAGCGAGCGGAGACGTCCCAGGCCTGGAATGGCTGAGATCTGTGGACGGGTGGAATGCTCAGACCAGAGTGCAGAACATTAGGGTGAAACCTCCCAGCAGGTTTGTGTCTTCTGGCCCACATTTGAACCAGAAGTCTGTTGTTCAACCAGCACATTCCCAGAACTCTGGACCCTCCCAGTATAGCAGTGGCCTGATTGGTACCAGGGGTGATCAGAACCAGTGGACCTCCCAAAAGACTAAACATGGAGGTTCGAGCACAGGGGAAGAGCGTGTTCTAGAGAGACTAGGAACGCTGGAGCAGACCAGACCAGAGCCGCCTTCATTAATAAACTTTACTTATCCGTCTCCAAACAAAGCCGTGCATCAGTCCAGCTGGGTCCAGTTGTTGGCTGAAATTAAAAATGGACGACGGGAACATGTTTCGTTTCATACTCCAG GAGCATCTCACGTCAGACTTCCCCCAGCTGGTCTCCCGGCTCTGAGCGAGAGCGGCAACAGGATGTTCCACCAGAGCCACGTCCAACACCTGCCGGCAGGAGCAGGGTCCACTCCTCTCGTAACGTACGCTGAAGGTTCGGACTCGCAGCCGAAGATGCAGAGGCTGGCCTGTGGAGCTGGACCTGATCCATATGAAGCCAGCGTTCATGAAGGATTGGTCAGAG GCAAACCGCTCGGCTGA
- the xrcc3 gene encoding DNA repair protein XRCC3 isoform X2 gives MCKNRSQWSTHIKAQLKSVRDVLYLSGPDLQRRTALSCSEVQELLTAAAAACRRHRPTTALQLHHSERQRSKSSLRLSAACPVLDLLLRGGLPVGAITELSGESGAGKTQLGLQLCLSVQYPPEHGGLSSGALYICTEDQFPIRRLQQLIAGQSVLRSDVPSSLNSCLCFSDHIYIEHTADLESLKVCLSRRAPLLLGQGLVRLIVVDSVASLFRCEFQADDWLERNKQLLILSSMLHYLSQEFDASVLCINQVTDVFSQSANSLGPSSSSVCPALGLAWANQVMVRLMMLRLQETVSRGDESSTLRRLEVVFAPHLARDGRHVAVWREGVRGVVLPE, from the exons atgtGCAAAAACAGGTCACAATGGTCGACACACATTAAAG CCCAGCTCAAGTCTGTCAGAGATGTCCTGTATCTCTCTGGTCCAGACCTCCAGAGGCGCACGGCTCTGTCCTGCTCTGAGGTCCAGGAGctgctcactgctgctgctgctgcgtgcaGGAGACATCGTCCAACCACAG CCCTGCAGCTCCACCACAGTGAGCGTCAGAGGTCTAAGTCCTCCCTGAGGCTCAGTGCTGCTTGTCCTGTCCTGGACCTGCTGCTGAGGGGGGGTCTCCCTGTGGGGGCCATCACAGAGCTGTCCGGAGAGAGCGGAGCGGGGAAGACCCAGTTGGGACTGCAGCTGTGCCTGTCAGTCCAGTATCCACCCGAGCATGGTGGCCTGAGCTCAG GAGCTTTGTACATCTGCACAGAGGACCAGTTTCCCATCAggcgcctgcagcagctgattgcaggacAGTCCGTCCTGCGCTCTGATGTCCCTTCGTCTCTGAACAGCTGTCTCTGCTTCAGTGACCACATCTACATTGAGCACACAGCTGACCTG GAATCTCTAAAGGTGTGCCTGTCTCGCCGTGCCCCCCTGCTGCTGGGTCAGGGTCTGGTCCGCCTCATCGTGGTTGACTCGGTGGCATCTCTGTTCAGGTGTGAGTTTCAGGCGGATGATTGGTTGGAGAGGAATAAACAGCTGCTCATCTTATCTTCCATGTTGCACTACTTGAGCCAGGAGTTTGACGCATCtgttctctgcattaaccag gtCACAGATGTTTTCAGCCAATCAGCTAACAGTCTGGG TCCTTCATCGTCCTCGGTGTGTCCGGCCCTGGGATTGGCCTGGGCCAATCAGGTCATGGTTCGGCTGATGATGCTACGCCTCCAGGAAACGGTCTCCCGCGGTGACGAGAGCAGCACCCTGCGCAGGTTGGAGGTGGTGTTTGCTCCTCATCTAGCTCGTGATGGTCGACACGTAGCGGTTTGGAGGGAGGGGGTCCGTGGAGTCGTGTTGCCTGAGTGA
- the LOC139066347 gene encoding uncharacterized protein isoform X2, giving the protein MRITVFISQLLLLSCCITKATKAGDHLEDPVRSQCRDRYLWIQVASALPPHFKALDEDRVHLIDQQLASRCGYTISTIRKEGFTIFRASFFSCFTRHQNNEFTFRFNVMVSDGGGRWSSWPVSALCPGPSWTHREITCEENFMEVNLNRGSSCGGQGTEGGQVWQKALFQAQRTASLAWQLMFLQSNGQTIAMSVPEAQTWGYTLVSTTQRVVLRSPYKQPHADVTMVAGVPVEVVQVSLFFKQKLMLVMMDMSMACIVDSSSFDGTQLLWDIPQVLPTLAGEGARFESQRFSLGLDGVLLDKDAAASRGLRLAQQGGMVKIGIPFGAEGGFRKSLVEGNVYKEVYVIPLMYEHVFSLVYEDGNSIDTRHRILKVLETPLISRLPFCINKTVGDHQQFWIYLGNIPADVLLEGIRINEKQMLVLGKPEGGLSISPIVHENGSRAYDVRLPFNDAAVDWTNEGGGVVLYSINMNFTLNTVPQKDVYYHQASVTARVFDAFPPEVTAKCLDGGISFSVVRPSLSLWEVGIGHEPLTAELVSQRGYHLTNDSHRTILDVPLFSVGYTYEEINLANFYATFKLLLRDSKTLEIQASASKRCLFRTEDMIVCSADGTMTVVANPASTWPTVQPERTSLLDRTCKPKQTDGVRVLFEFNVNSCGTKAMAGDWYVVYENEILHDRLLIADGPNFISREPQFKVTARCFYPLSAINRLSVDRTSTSKTPGFGSVRVYESLRATGGTLTQLGPRPGPNLGSNHFLTEPAEPSQPHSSPNQDRSSERQTNQLSQSSDGEAEAANPVEQMVHVSPFQHKSPQTHQLHPIHQWDHIRNELPHSRKHETLASANSQTSLSDWSRLLQESFHHELPPAASGDVPGLEWLRSVDGWNAQTRVQNIRVKPPSRFVSSGPHLNQKSVVQPAHSQNSGPSQYSSGLIGTRGDQNQWTSQKTKHGGSSTGEERVLERLGTLEQTRPEPPSLINFTYPSPNKAVHQSSWVQLLAEIKNGRREHVSFHTPGASHVRLPPAGLPALSESGNRMFHQSHVQHLPAGAGSTPLVTYAEGSDSQPKMQRLACGAGPDPYEASVHEGLVRGKPLG; this is encoded by the exons ATGAGAATTACCGTGTTCATCTCCCA GCTGCTTTTGCTCTCCTGCTGCATCACTAAAGCAACCAAAGCTGGAGACCACCTGGAAG ACCCGGTCAGGTCCCAGTGTCGGGATCGGTACCTGTGGATCCAGGTGGCCTCGGCCCTGCCCCCTCACTTCAAGGCTCTAG ATGAAGACAGGGTCCACCTCATCGACCAGCAGCTCGCTTCGCGCTGCGGttacaccatcagcaccatcaggAAGGAGGGCTTCACCATCTTCAGAGCCTCCTTTTTCTCCTGCTTCACCCGCCACCAG AACAACGAGTTCACATTCCGGTTTAATGTGATGGTGAGTGACGGAGGTGGAAGGTGGAGCAGTTGGCCCGTTTCAGCGCTCTGTCCTGGTCCCAGCTGGACCCATAGGGAGATCACCTGTGAGGAGAATTTCATGGAG GTGAATTTGAACAGAGGGTCTTCATGTGGAGGCCAGGGCACTGAGGGGGGACAGGTGTGGCAGAAGGCCCTCTTTCAG GCTCAGAGGACTGCAAGCTTGGCCTGGCAGCTGATGTTCCTGCAGAGCAACGGGCAGACCATCGCCATGTCTGTCCCAGAGGCCCAGACCTGGGGCTACACCCTGGTCTCCACCACTCAGAGGGTGGTGCTCCGGTCACCGTACAAACAGCCCCATGCTGATGTCACAATG GTGGCTGGGGTTCCAGTTGAGGTGGTCCAGGTGTCCCTGTTCTTCAAGCAGAAGCTCATGCTGGTAATGATGGACATGTCCATGGCCTGCATCGTCG ATTCCAGCTCGTTCGACGGCACCCAGCTACTCTGGGACATCCCTCAAGTTCTACCCACTCTGGCTGGGGAGGGAGCCAGATTTGAAAGTCAAAGATTCAGTCTGGGACTGGACGGTGTGCTTCTGGATAAAGATGCTGCTGCCTCCAGAGGACTCAGGCTGGCTCAACAAGGAGGAATGGTGAAGATCGGTATTCCTTTTGGAGCAGAAGGAGGATTTAGGAAG AGTTTGGTGGAGGGAAATGTTTACAAGGAGGTTTATGTGATCCCCTTGATGTATGAGCATGTCTTCTCCTTGGTTTATGAAGATGGCAACAGCATCGACACAAGACACCGAATCCTGAAAGTGCTCGAGACACCACTGATCAGTCGTCTGCCCTTCTGCATCAACA AGACCGTTGGTGACCACCAGCAGTTCTGGATCTACTTGGGAAACATCCCAGCAGATGTGCTGTTGGAGGGCATCAGGATCAATGAGAAGCAGATGTTGGTTTTGGGGAAGCCAGAGGGTGGCTTGAGCATCAGTCCGATTGTTCATGAGAACGGTAGCCGGGCCTACGATGTGAGGCTGCCCTTCAATGATGCTGCAGTAGACTGGACG AATGAGGGTGGAGGTGTGGTGCTTTACTCCATAAACATGAACTTTACTCTGAACACCGTGCCCCAGAAGGACGTCTACTACCACCAAGCATCCGTCACAGCACGAGTGTTCGATGCCT TTCCTCCAGAGGTCACAGCAAAATGTTTGGATGGAGGAATTTCTTTCAGTGTGGTCAGGCCGTCTCTGAGCCTGTGGGAGGTGGGCATCGGCCACGAGCCTCTGACTGCAGAGCTGGTGTCCCAAAGAGGTTACCACCTGACCAACGACAGCCACAGAACCATTCTGGACGTCCCGCTGTTCTCAGTCGGCTACACTTACGAG GAAATCAACTTGGCAAACTTCTACGCAACATTCAAGCTGCTTTTACGAGACTCTAAAACTCTGGAGATCCAGGCATCTGCCTCCAAGCGCTGCCTCTTCAGAACTGAAGACATGATCG TTTGTTCTGCAGATGGTACCATGACGGTGGTGGCAAACCCAGCCTCTACCTGGCCAACAGTCCAGCCTGAACGAACCAGCCTGCTGGACCGCACCTGTAAACCCAAGCAGACTGATGGGGTCCGCGTTCTGTTCGAGTTCAACGTAAACTCCTGTGGAACCAAAGCCATG GCTGGGGACTGGTACGTGGTTTATGAGAATGAGATCCTTCATGATCGACTTCTCATCGCAGATGGACCAAACTTCATCTCTAGGGAGCCACAGTTCAA GGTGACTGCAAGATGCTTCTATCCTCTGAGTGCCATCAACCGCCTGTCTGTGGACCGGACCAGCACCTCAAAGACGCCTGGTTTTGGATCAGTTAGAGTCTACGAAAGCCTCAGAG CTACAGGAGGAACCCTGACTCAGCTGGGCCCCAGGCCTGGGCCCAACCTGGGATCGAACCACTTCCTCACAGAACCAGCAGAACCGAGCCAACCGCACTCCTCCCCAAACCAGGACCGCTCTTCAGAACGTCAAACCAACCAGCTTTCCCA GTCTTCAGATGGTGAGGCAGAGGCAGCCAACCCGGTAGAGCAGATGGTCCATGTTTCCCCGTTCCAGCACAAGTCTCCTCAAACCCATCAGCTCCACCCAATCCACCAATGGGACCACATCAGAAATGAGCTGCCACACTCCAGAAAGCATGAGACTCTGGCTTCTGCCAAttcccaaacttccctctccgaCTGGTCTAGACTCCTGCAGGAGTCCTTCCACCATGAACTACCTCCTGCAGCGAGCGGAGACGTCCCAGGCCTGGAATGGCTGAGATCTGTGGACGGGTGGAATGCTCAGACCAGAGTGCAGAACATTAGGGTGAAACCTCCCAGCAGGTTTGTGTCTTCTGGCCCACATTTGAACCAGAAGTCTGTTGTTCAACCAGCACATTCCCAGAACTCTGGACCCTCCCAGTATAGCAGTGGCCTGATTGGTACCAGGGGTGATCAGAACCAGTGGACCTCCCAAAAGACTAAACATGGAGGTTCGAGCACAGGGGAAGAGCGTGTTCTAGAGAGACTAGGAACGCTGGAGCAGACCAGACCAGAGCCGCCTTCATTAATAAACTTTACTTATCCGTCTCCAAACAAAGCCGTGCATCAGTCCAGCTGGGTCCAGTTGTTGGCTGAAATTAAAAATGGACGACGGGAACATGTTTCGTTTCATACTCCAG GAGCATCTCACGTCAGACTTCCCCCAGCTGGTCTCCCGGCTCTGAGCGAGAGCGGCAACAGGATGTTCCACCAGAGCCACGTCCAACACCTGCCGGCAGGAGCAGGGTCCACTCCTCTCGTAACGTACGCTGAAGGTTCGGACTCGCAGCCGAAGATGCAGAGGCTGGCCTGTGGAGCTGGACCTGATCCATATGAAGCCAGCGTTCATGAAGGATTGGTCAGAG GCAAACCGCTCGGCTGA
- the xrcc3 gene encoding DNA repair protein XRCC3 isoform X1, which produces MIWDQLQLKPNISAAVRRAQLKSVRDVLYLSGPDLQRRTALSCSEVQELLTAAAAACRRHRPTTALQLHHSERQRSKSSLRLSAACPVLDLLLRGGLPVGAITELSGESGAGKTQLGLQLCLSVQYPPEHGGLSSGALYICTEDQFPIRRLQQLIAGQSVLRSDVPSSLNSCLCFSDHIYIEHTADLESLKVCLSRRAPLLLGQGLVRLIVVDSVASLFRCEFQADDWLERNKQLLILSSMLHYLSQEFDASVLCINQVTDVFSQSANSLGPSSSSVCPALGLAWANQVMVRLMMLRLQETVSRGDESSTLRRLEVVFAPHLARDGRHVAVWREGVRGVVLPE; this is translated from the exons ATGATCTGGGATCAGCTGCAACTTAAGCCGAACATCAGCGCTGCGGTTCGGAGAG CCCAGCTCAAGTCTGTCAGAGATGTCCTGTATCTCTCTGGTCCAGACCTCCAGAGGCGCACGGCTCTGTCCTGCTCTGAGGTCCAGGAGctgctcactgctgctgctgctgcgtgcaGGAGACATCGTCCAACCACAG CCCTGCAGCTCCACCACAGTGAGCGTCAGAGGTCTAAGTCCTCCCTGAGGCTCAGTGCTGCTTGTCCTGTCCTGGACCTGCTGCTGAGGGGGGGTCTCCCTGTGGGGGCCATCACAGAGCTGTCCGGAGAGAGCGGAGCGGGGAAGACCCAGTTGGGACTGCAGCTGTGCCTGTCAGTCCAGTATCCACCCGAGCATGGTGGCCTGAGCTCAG GAGCTTTGTACATCTGCACAGAGGACCAGTTTCCCATCAggcgcctgcagcagctgattgcaggacAGTCCGTCCTGCGCTCTGATGTCCCTTCGTCTCTGAACAGCTGTCTCTGCTTCAGTGACCACATCTACATTGAGCACACAGCTGACCTG GAATCTCTAAAGGTGTGCCTGTCTCGCCGTGCCCCCCTGCTGCTGGGTCAGGGTCTGGTCCGCCTCATCGTGGTTGACTCGGTGGCATCTCTGTTCAGGTGTGAGTTTCAGGCGGATGATTGGTTGGAGAGGAATAAACAGCTGCTCATCTTATCTTCCATGTTGCACTACTTGAGCCAGGAGTTTGACGCATCtgttctctgcattaaccag gtCACAGATGTTTTCAGCCAATCAGCTAACAGTCTGGG TCCTTCATCGTCCTCGGTGTGTCCGGCCCTGGGATTGGCCTGGGCCAATCAGGTCATGGTTCGGCTGATGATGCTACGCCTCCAGGAAACGGTCTCCCGCGGTGACGAGAGCAGCACCCTGCGCAGGTTGGAGGTGGTGTTTGCTCCTCATCTAGCTCGTGATGGTCGACACGTAGCGGTTTGGAGGGAGGGGGTCCGTGGAGTCGTGTTGCCTGAGTGA